A region from the Gemmatimonadaceae bacterium genome encodes:
- a CDS encoding SRPBCC domain-containing protein, whose amino-acid sequence MIEYSTQVLIDSPPARVWEILTDASRYADWNPEVLGIEGSFSPGARITARVRLGDGATRRVPMRVTELAAPTRMVWTGGLPFGLFVGRRTYTIVPSPGGTEFHMHLVMSGPLSGLIGKSVGDRQPEIDSFAAGLKRHAERRD is encoded by the coding sequence GTGATAGAATACTCAACTCAGGTCCTCATCGACTCTCCTCCCGCTCGCGTCTGGGAGATTCTCACCGACGCCAGCCGATATGCCGACTGGAATCCGGAGGTCCTCGGAATCGAGGGCAGCTTTTCACCCGGCGCCCGGATCACCGCGCGCGTCCGCCTCGGCGATGGCGCCACGCGCCGCGTCCCGATGCGCGTCACCGAGCTCGCGGCGCCAACGCGGATGGTCTGGACCGGCGGCCTCCCCTTCGGGCTCTTCGTCGGCCGCCGCACCTATACCATCGTGCCCTCGCCCGGCGGAACGGAATTCCACATGCACCTTGTAATGAGTGGCCCGCTGTCGGGACTGATCGGTAAATCGGTCGGCGATCGACAACCCGAGATCGATTCCTTCGCCGCCGGCCTCAAGCGCCACGCCGAGCGTCGCGATTGA
- a CDS encoding dienelactone hydrolase family protein, producing MKRSLRVVAAFAFLGCASQSHVGGAGASNASASLPDSGAFVIAGDPRDASGSPWSFRGSVDGVRYDLTGVILVPAGPGPFPAVVLSHGSGGNARFIASQVGRTMVTWGFVCIAVDYTHAVDVPFGAPGRPSETGASRANVLRAHMTRELLRRLPYVDNSRVAAHGHSLGAYLQVAWLAEYRGDVQVASHTGGGVRPPQSRIAPAPTVDEAARITVPYQLHHGSADETVPLTWDERLASVLRDHGVENALYVYDGGHLAPRSNPLMFDRVRAWYALHGVR from the coding sequence TTGAAACGATCGCTACGCGTCGTCGCCGCATTCGCATTCCTCGGCTGCGCATCGCAGTCGCACGTCGGTGGCGCGGGAGCGTCAAACGCGTCCGCATCGCTCCCGGATTCCGGCGCGTTCGTGATCGCCGGCGATCCGCGCGACGCATCCGGTTCACCATGGTCCTTTCGCGGCTCCGTCGACGGCGTTCGGTACGACTTGACGGGAGTCATTCTCGTTCCGGCCGGCCCTGGTCCTTTTCCGGCGGTTGTTCTGAGCCACGGATCCGGCGGCAACGCGCGATTCATCGCGAGCCAGGTCGGCCGGACGATGGTCACGTGGGGCTTCGTCTGCATCGCCGTCGATTACACACATGCGGTCGACGTTCCGTTCGGCGCGCCCGGCAGGCCGTCCGAGACCGGCGCGTCGCGCGCCAACGTCTTGCGCGCGCACATGACCAGGGAACTGCTGCGTCGCCTTCCCTACGTCGACAACAGTCGCGTCGCGGCGCATGGTCACAGCCTCGGCGCCTACCTGCAAGTCGCTTGGCTCGCCGAGTATCGTGGCGACGTTCAGGTGGCCTCACATACCGGCGGCGGCGTTCGTCCTCCACAGTCCCGCATCGCGCCGGCACCGACCGTCGACGAAGCCGCCCGGATCACCGTGCCGTACCAACTGCACCACGGATCGGCCGACGAAACCGTTCCCCTCACCTGGGACGAGCGTCTCGCGAGCGTCCTTCGCGATCACGGCGTGGAGAACGCCCTTTACGTATACGACGGCGGCCACTTGGCTCCCCGTTCGAATCCACTGATGTTCGACCGCGTTCGTGCATGGTACGCCCTGCACGGCGTGCGATGA
- a CDS encoding ferritin-like domain-containing protein translates to MSLESLQDLYLEQIRDLHSAEQQIIDALPNMVERATNPKLSAGFTRHLEQTRQQAGRLERIGQRMEQKVTGKKCKGMEGLLKEGDEAIDEDGDPQLVDAALIAAAQRVEHYEIAAYGCARTYAEALGLNDDVAVLQQTLDEEAETDEQLTQISLSILSPDAQTRIAVEADADRPAARRPQSRSKNTEARP, encoded by the coding sequence ATGAGCTTGGAGTCCTTGCAGGATCTCTATCTCGAACAAATTCGCGACCTCCATAGCGCGGAGCAGCAGATCATCGACGCGCTGCCGAACATGGTCGAACGTGCCACGAACCCGAAGCTGAGCGCCGGCTTCACCCGACACCTCGAGCAGACTCGTCAGCAGGCGGGTCGCCTCGAGCGAATCGGGCAGCGCATGGAGCAGAAGGTCACCGGCAAGAAGTGCAAGGGAATGGAAGGGCTTCTCAAGGAGGGAGATGAAGCGATCGACGAAGACGGCGATCCGCAACTCGTCGATGCGGCGCTGATCGCCGCGGCGCAGCGCGTGGAACACTACGAGATCGCCGCGTACGGGTGCGCCCGCACCTACGCCGAGGCGCTCGGCTTGAACGACGACGTGGCCGTACTTCAGCAGACACTGGACGAAGAAGCCGAGACGGACGAGCAGCTGACACAAATCAGCTTGTCGATCCTCAGTCCAGACGCACAGACCCGAATCGCCGTCGAGGCGGACGCAGACCGGCCTGCGGCTCGACGGCCGCAAAGTCGTTCGAAAAACACCGAGGCTCGTCCGTAA
- a CDS encoding alpha/beta hydrolase-fold protein — protein MTKRFRSALSALASLAAPMILPAQARFEITVPSSAHAGPITGRAYVALSKSNDAQRPPIQQTGETGVPLFGVDIDEVTPGRAIVVDARAFGFPSRSLRDIPAGEYWVQPFINVYTKFARADGHTVWLHMDQWEGQHWQRSPGNLFGEPVKVTFDPKSSTPIKLVADKVIPPVKVPADNDYVKRIKIQSDILTKWWGHPIYLGATILLPKDYDKHPDVKFPVVYDEGHFSLGAPGGFGGAGGRGRGSGRGGAQQSFTDYWQADGTPRMLLVTLQHPSPYYDDSYGVNSANNGPYGDAITKELIPAVESKFRAIGQPYARLLTGGSTGGWISLAHQVFYPDFYGGTWSLCPDGVDFRYHQIVNVYSDTNAYFIEHPWMKVERPTQRRPDGNIVAMMKDENWSELAQGDHSRSGGQWDIWEATYGPAGADGYPQRIWDKTSGVIDHKIAAYWKERYDLRNILETNWATLGPKVANKINVYVGDADSYYLNMGVHMLDTFLRATTAPKWSGEIVFQPMAPHCWGPPLSELLPKMSAQVDKNAPAGADTKSWKY, from the coding sequence ATGACGAAACGTTTTCGCTCCGCGTTGTCAGCACTTGCCTCGCTCGCGGCGCCGATGATCCTTCCGGCTCAGGCCCGCTTCGAGATCACCGTCCCGTCCTCGGCACACGCTGGCCCAATCACGGGACGCGCGTACGTCGCGCTCTCCAAGTCGAACGACGCCCAACGGCCGCCGATCCAGCAGACCGGTGAGACGGGTGTTCCGTTGTTCGGGGTCGACATCGATGAAGTCACACCGGGACGCGCCATCGTCGTCGACGCGCGGGCGTTTGGCTTTCCGTCGCGAAGTCTGCGCGACATTCCCGCCGGCGAGTACTGGGTCCAGCCGTTCATCAACGTCTACACCAAGTTCGCGCGCGCCGACGGTCATACCGTTTGGCTGCACATGGATCAGTGGGAGGGGCAACACTGGCAGCGATCGCCGGGCAACCTCTTCGGCGAGCCGGTAAAGGTCACCTTCGATCCGAAATCTTCGACACCGATCAAGCTCGTCGCGGACAAAGTGATTCCGCCGGTGAAGGTGCCCGCGGACAACGACTACGTGAAGCGGATCAAGATCCAGAGCGACATCCTCACGAAGTGGTGGGGCCATCCGATATACCTGGGGGCGACCATCCTACTGCCGAAGGACTACGACAAGCATCCCGACGTGAAGTTTCCGGTCGTCTACGACGAAGGGCACTTCTCACTCGGTGCGCCCGGCGGTTTTGGAGGGGCAGGAGGACGTGGACGCGGCAGCGGACGCGGGGGAGCGCAGCAGAGCTTCACCGATTATTGGCAGGCCGACGGCACGCCGCGGATGCTATTGGTCACGCTGCAACATCCATCGCCCTACTACGACGATTCCTATGGCGTCAACTCGGCGAACAACGGCCCGTACGGCGACGCGATCACGAAGGAGTTGATTCCGGCGGTCGAGTCCAAGTTCCGGGCGATCGGCCAACCGTACGCGCGGCTGCTCACGGGCGGGTCGACCGGCGGCTGGATCTCGCTCGCGCACCAGGTCTTCTATCCGGATTTCTATGGAGGAACCTGGTCCCTGTGTCCGGACGGGGTCGACTTCCGATATCACCAGATCGTGAACGTCTACTCGGACACGAACGCGTATTTCATCGAGCATCCGTGGATGAAGGTCGAGCGGCCGACGCAGCGCCGGCCGGACGGCAACATCGTCGCGATGATGAAGGACGAGAACTGGTCGGAACTCGCGCAGGGCGATCACTCGCGCTCGGGCGGGCAGTGGGACATCTGGGAAGCGACGTACGGCCCGGCCGGCGCGGACGGCTACCCGCAGCGCATCTGGGACAAGACTTCAGGCGTGATCGACCACAAGATCGCGGCGTACTGGAAGGAGCGCTACGATTTGCGGAACATCCTCGAAACGAATTGGGCGACGCTCGGCCCGAAGGTGGCGAACAAGATCAACGTCTATGTCGGGGACGCGGATTCGTACTATCTGAATATGGGCGTGCACATGCTCGACACTTTCCTTCGAGCGACGACAGCGCCCAAGTGGTCGGGAGAGATCGTGTTTCAGCCAATGGCGCCGCACTGTTGGGGGCCGCCGCTCTCGGAGCTCCTACCAAAGATGTCGGCGCAAGTCGACAAGAATGCGCCGGCGGGCGCAGACACGAAGAGTTGGAAGTATTGA
- a CDS encoding ABC transporter permease, with product MTTYLRLVAAVVAVLGCSETRAFVQPPASEYTAARFELATTRRDTIQGAAISQEFLRVIDVHPVLGRSFIAEDFQPAGPPTSLISYDLWHDRLGADVAIIGKPIRLNGADVIVVGVTPKGVEFPKGASVWVPRR from the coding sequence ATGACTACGTACCTTCGGCTGGTCGCCGCGGTAGTCGCGGTGCTGGGCTGCAGTGAGACACGCGCATTCGTGCAGCCGCCGGCCAGCGAATATACGGCCGCCCGCTTCGAGCTCGCGACGACTCGGCGCGACACGATTCAGGGCGCGGCCATCTCGCAGGAATTCCTGCGCGTCATTGATGTTCATCCTGTACTCGGACGGTCGTTCATCGCCGAGGATTTCCAGCCGGCCGGACCACCAACGTCCCTCATCAGCTACGACCTGTGGCATGACCGACTCGGCGCGGACGTCGCCATCATCGGCAAGCCAATTCGATTGAACGGGGCCGACGTCATCGTCGTCGGCGTCACACCGAAAGGCGTCGAATTCCCAAAGGGCGCATCAGTCTGGGTTCCGCGGCGCTGA